The region AAGGAGCGCCCGCGGTGGGGGCAGCGCCATTGGTGCGGAAATTGCGCGCAACCAGCTGATTGCTTGGCAATACCGCAAAGCTTGGGTGCTCCAGTTTTGAATGGAAACTCATCGCGGCTTGTTCGACGTCTGTGCCCTCTTCGGGCAGGAACACCGCCTTGGCCTTGGTAATCTGCTTGGAGAAATCCAATGCCGTGGTGGTGACCTCTGCCTCACCGCCAGCGGCCATGCCGTCAAGCGCATGGCGCGGCAGCCCGCCATCCCAGCCGCCGACCTGGGCCGGATCAAGGTTGGCCCACAGCGCGTTGCCGGTACTTTTCAGCGCCTGCGCCATGGCCGGATCAAGCATGTCCAGCGGCGGGGTGGGTGGACGCTGGCCCACGGTGCTTTCGATACCGCCAATCCAGAAGGGATAGCCAGGGTTCTTCAGGCTGCCATCGGCGTTGCGGTTCTCGAAGCCACGATCCACCAGGGCGACCGAGCCGATAGCCCGTGGGGCGCTGGAATGCTGTGAGGCGTCGTCATCGCCCTCTTCTTCTTCGTCGTCGTCATCATGCTCGGCGACCAGGGTTTCGGCGAGTTTCGGAATAACTGCCACCTTGCCCGGCATCGGTGCCATGGCTTTGCCTGGCAGCGGCACAACAGCAGGGATCGGCGTGCCGGCGATGATTTCGCCGTCTGGCAAGGCGCGTGCCCCAACGGCCGGTTTGCCGCTGCGCAAGGCATAGGGCTCGCTGTGATAGCCGGTTTCGCTTTGTGCGGAAACCTCCAGGCGAGTGCCTTCTTCAAACACATCATGTACCCGCCACATGGTCCACATGCCTTGGGCAAAGTGCGGGTAGAAGTGGCAATGGTAGATGGCGTCGCCCGCCACGCGGTTGCGGTTACCCGAGCCGCCGTTGGCAATTTCATAGGTATAGCCGGCGCCGGGGCCGATACCCTGGGCATCGACATAGTCGGAATTGTCGTCGTTGGGGTTGAACAGCCACTGATGTCCGTGCAGGTGGAAAATGTGCTGCTCGTGACCGTTGTGCGTGTTGCGGAATTTGACGAAATCGCCGATGTAGCTGTGGTTGACGTTGGAAGGCTCGGCCGGGTACAGCGCCATGGTGGCCTTGACCCCAACCTGTTCGGCGCCAGGTTTTTCCCCTGGACGTATGTTTTCCAGGCCAACGTTGGCCGGAACGTCCACCAGCATCGCCACATCGCCCACGGTGTGCGAACTGAGGAAAAACTCTTCGTAGGCACAGGACAGGCAGTCATGCATCGGTCCCACGCCCAGGCGGTTGGCGATGACCTCTGCGCCCATGCCACCGGACCCGTAGTTGATCATGAACGAGTCGCGGGTAGGTTCGAGCACATGCCCCATTACCGGGTCAGCCCAGTAACCAGGAAACGCCTGGGTCACTGCAACTTCATCGGTGAACTGCGAGGCAAAGTCACGGAAAGGCTCCAGGCGGTTGGGCAACGCCGGGTTGCGCTTGCCGATGCTCTCCAGTGGGTAGGTGGACGGCGGGAAGCTGCCGTCGTCATTGGGACCCATGACGATTGCGTCAGAGTCGCTGGAAATAATCTCGTTGCCGTCGACCATGGCGATGATCGGCGAGCCGGCCTTGCCTTCACGGATCCAGGGCTCGACCTGAGGGTAACGGGCCTTGTAATCGACAATCGGCTGGCCGGTCGGCGCCCGGCCAACCGTGCTCAGGCGCATTTCTTCCTCGGTCAATGTATTACGGTAGGTGCGCCCATTTTTGGGGACTACGATCACTTGGCCGAACAAGCCGTTGGCAACGTTGCCTGCGGCACCCTCCCCACCAAACGGGGCACCACGGCTGGAGGCGGCAAATACGCCTTCGCGTTCGGCGTACAAGGTGTAGCTGCGGCTGCTGCCCGGCGCCACCAGAAAGTTGCCGTTGCGCCCGGTGTTGGAGGCGATGTCGCCAATACTGTTGACTGCTTGCAGGCCGTTGACCTGAAAACCGACATGGCGGTCGGTGACCTGATCATCGACCACTTCGTTTTCAGCACCTTCAGGCGCTTCAGCGCCTTCGTCTTCCTCGCCCTCCTCGCCCTCGACTTCGTTCTCTTCTTCGTGATCGATGCCGTGCTTGTTGGGGTTGGCTTGATAAGCCAGCAGGTTCTGCAGATTGACGGTCAGGCAATCACCGGCCGCCACCCGCAGCACAATCGGCCGTGGGCGCTTGTCCGGGCGCAACGTGACCTTGCCCGGCACTGCTGCGCCACCCTGGTCGAGGGTGACTTGGCTTTCATCAATCACATCGCGGCGCAACGCGAAGATCATGCCGTTGGCATTCTGGGCACCGAGGCGGTTGAACATCAGTGGCTGGTCGAGCGCCACTACGTTGGCCACCAGATTGCGCTCGCAGCGCACGGCAGCTTCGCTGACTGTCTGCCAACCCAAGGTGGCGGCAGTGATCAGCAGTGAAGTCAGGACTGAGCCTTTGATCGGAGTCATCATGGCGTGCCTCTGGTGGTGCAAGTGGACTCTGAAAAGGCTTGAGCAAACCTCATGCCAGAGTTTTTTATTGTTTTATTTCAACCACCTACGCTATTGAATGAATCTCAATTGGGGGGTATTCCCCGTTATTCCCCATTTCGGGGGAGCGCGCCTACAGCGGCGCATCCACAGCCAGCCCCTGCAGCCGACGGTACTGGCGCAGCACTTTTGGCACGTAGCTCTGGGTCTCGGCATAGGGCGGCACTACCCGGCCCCTTCGTAGCACCGCATCCGGGCCGGCGTTATAGGCGGCCACTGCCAGGGTGATGTCGTTGTCGAACAGGGTCAGCATGCGTTTGAGGTAGCGTGCCCCGCCCTGCAGATTCGAGGCGGGATCCAACGAATTGGTAACCCCCAGTTCCCGGGCGGTATCGGGCATCAACTGCATCAGGCCGACCGCACCGCTGGCTGAACGGGCGTTAGGGTTGTAGCGAGACTCGGCCTGGATCACCGCATGCAGTAGCGCCGCCGGCACATCGTTGGCTTCAGCCGCCGCCGCGACCAGCTCGGCATAGGGCATACCGGTGATCATCTGCGCCTGGTCGCTGCTGGCCAGGCTAGTTGCCGATTCACTGATGACCCGTTGATAGGTGCGGCCAGGGCGGTGAACGTTGGACAGCACATAGCTGCCGTCAGCCTTGATAGAGATGTACATATCGGCTTGTACCGGGAGCACCCAGGTCAGCCAGACAAAGATTCCTGCAGATAACCAGTACATGGTCCCGCCCTCCCCGTTGCGGCCCCGAAAAGTGGGGCATATGCCCCGATTGCCGAGGCGCAAGGCTACTGACGCAAGCACTGTGCCGCCTTGCCGGCCGCGCAGCGCAAAGGCTTGCAGCAGACGCGCACGGCAATTGCATGAGGCCTTGCAGGCGCACGATGGAGGGCCTTGTCATGAACAAAAAAAAGTACTCGCAACAGGGATTCACCCTGCTCGAACTGCTGGTGGTATTGGTGGTACTGGGGCTGCTCGCGGGCATAGTTGCACCCAAGTACTTCAGTCAATTGGGGCGTTCTGAGGCCAAGGTGGCACGGGCGCAGATCGAAGGCCTGAGCAAAGCGCTGGATCTCTATCGACTGGAAGTGGGGCATTACCCCAATTCCGAGCAAGGCCTGCAGGCGCTGGTCGCTGCCCCCAGCGACGAGACACGCTGGTCAGGCCCCTACCTGCAGAAAAAAGTCCCCCAGGACCCGTGGGGCCGCAACTACATCTATCGCCAACCCGGTGAGAACGGTGAGTACGACCTGCTCTCGATGGGCAAGGACGGACAGCCCGGCGGCGAGGGTGAAAACGCCGAAGTCACCAGCTGGCAGTAAGCGGAGGAGCGACACATGCGCTACGAGCTCAAGGCATTGGGAAAGTCCGGGGTGATCCTGCTTACGCTCGATGCCCAGGACGCTGGACAAGCTCGTTTGCAGGCTGAGCAACAAGGCCTGCGGGTGGTCAGCGTGCGCAACTGTGAGCGCTTTGGCAAAATGCGCTGGCGTCGCAAGGAAACCTTCGACCTGGTGTTGTTCAGCCAGGAGCTGACCACCCTGCTCAACGCTGGCCTGCCGTTGATTGATGCCCTGGAAAGCCTGGCCGAAAAAGAATCGGCACCCCAGGCGCGCAAGACGCTCGGGGAATTGGTACGCCTGCTGTATGAAGGCAAATCCTTTTCCCAGGCGTTGGGGCAGTTGCCCAGTGTGTTTCCCCCGCTGTATATCGCCCTGGTGCAATCCAGCGAGAAAACCGGGGCCCTTGGCGATGCCCTGGGGCGTTACGTTGCCTACCGCCAGCGCATGGACGAGGTGCGGCAGAAAATCGTCAGCGCCTCGATCTATCCCTTGTTGCTGTTGATCGTCGGCGGTGGCGTGGTGCTGTTTCTGATGGGCTATGTGGTGCCGCGTTTCAGTCTGGTGTTCGAGGGCCTGGGCACTGAACTGCCCTGGCTGTCACGGTGGCTGATGCAGGCCGGAATGTTCCTGCATGCCCAGCAGGCGCCTTTGGGTCTGGGTGTTGTGGGTGTGATCGCCAGCCTGCTGATGCTGCGTCGGGATCCACGGGTACGAAGTTGGCTCAATCGCCAGCTCGAACGCCTGCCGGCCCTGCACCGACGCCTGGTGATGTACGAGCTGGCGCGTTTCTACCGTTCCCTGGGAATCCTCTTGCAAGGCGGCATCCCCATACTCACCGCCATGGAAATGGCCCGCGGCCTGCTTGGCCTTGCCGCCAAACAGCGGCTGGAACTTGCGTGTGAAAGGGTACGTGAAGGCCTGTCGTTGTCAGCTGCGCTCGAAGCCGGGCAACTGGTCACGCCGGTATCCCTACGCTTGCTCAGAGCCGGCGAACAATCAGGCAACCTAGGGCAGATGATGGAACGCAGCGCCGATTTCTACGATGAAGAAATCAGCCGTTGGGTCGAATGGTTCGTCCGTCTGTTCGAGCCCTTGCTGATGACCTTCATCGGCTTGTTGATCGGCCTGATCGTTATTCTGATGTACATGCCGATCTTCGAATTGGCCTCCAGCATTCATTAGTGACAAACGTGACAATCCTGGCTGCTTGCTGTATAGATTCGGCCACCAAGGGGAGCCTGGCAACAGGCTGAGAAACCGCTGGCACCTGCAGCGCGGTGACCCTTCGAACCTGATCCGGATAATGCCGGCGAAGGGATGGGGGATTGCCAACCTGCCTCTCTGCCGGTCTCACTGTCGCCATCTTTGAGGCCAGTACCATGACCGAACGCTTCACCGACACCCTTCGCCGCCAGAGCGAGCCGAGCTGGACGCAATCTGTCGAGCACCGCTTCGTCAACGAACTGCTCGACGGCACCCTCGACGATGCGGTGCTGATCAACTACCTGATCCAGGATCACCGCTTCATCGATGCTTTCCTGACCTTGCTCGGCGCCGCCATTGCCAGTGCCGATACCTTCGAGGCGCGCATTCGCCTGGGACGTTTCACCGGCGTAATTAGCGGCGAAGAGAACACCTACTTCCTGCGCGCGTTCGAGGCCCTCGGGGTGACGCCAACGCAGCGCCAGCAAGCACCCGACGCAGTGCCCACCGCAGGTTTCAAGGCGATCATGCGCGAAGCGGCAGCGACTCGCTCCTATGCCGCCGCCCTGGCCGTGCTCAACGTTGCGGAAGGCCTGTATCTGGACTGGGCATTGCGCGCGCCCAAGCAACTGCCGCCGCGCTTCGAACATGCCGAATGGATAACCTTGCATGACAACCCCGACTTCCAGAGCTTCGTCGCCTTCCTGCGCGCCGAACTGGACCGTGTCGGCCCTGCTCAAGCGCAGATCAGCACCGACTTCTTCCTGCGCGCCGTTGCCCTGGAGCACGCATTCTTCGACGCCGCCTACGACCTCAAGGGATAAACCATGGATATCTTCGACCGCCTGAAACAGGCAGCCGCGGCTGACTGGAACAGCTACGTAGACCACGACTTCGTTCGCCAGATGGGTGCCGGCACCCTGGCGCAGCCAGCGTTTCGCAAATACCTGGTGCAGGACTATCTGTTCCTGATCCAGTTTGCCCGCTCGTGGGCGCTCGCAGCCTACAAAAGCCGTACCCTGAGCGACATACGCGCGGCGCAGGCGGGGCTGGCCGCGATCCTTGATGAAACCGAGCTGCATGTACGTTTATGCGAGCGTTGGGGACTCTCCCCCGAAAACCTGGCGGCTACACCCGAGCATCAAGCGACCGTCGCCTACACCCGCTTCGTGCTGGACTGTGGTGCCGCCGGAGACCTGCTTGACCTGCACGTGGCGTTGGCACCGTGCGTCATCGGCTATGCCGAAATAGGCCGCAACCTGACACCCGAGGGTATCGAAGCCCTGACCGATCACCCTTACCGGGACTGGATTGGCGAATATGCTGGCGCGGGATACCAACATGTCGCCAGCGCAGCGCGCGCCCACCTGGACGACCTTGCCTCAAGAACAATGACAGAACGACGCTTCGAGGACCTGGTCAAAGTATTCGCCCAAGCCTCGCGCCTGGAAGCAGACTTCTGGCAGATGGGCCTAAATGCTGAATAATCCTGTAGATCTGGCACTGGCACTGGCTCTTGATCTTGCTCTTGATCCACTCGCCCCGTTAACCAGAAGGGCCGAGTGAAGGTGTTGCGAAAGGGCTAGCGCGCAGCGCCTTCGGCTTGGCCGAAGTTGCGAATCGTAGTGTTGCTTGCAACGCGTAGATCGCAATGCCCTGTAGCGACACCGTAGCGAGGGGACCCGAAGCGCAGCGTAGGGCCCCTGGTGGGGCAAGCCCTTTGCTTACTTTGGGGCGACTGCCAAAGTAAGGCGCCGTAAGGGCGCAAAGGTGACTCAACGCCACCATCGCCATTGGATATGTGCAAAATCGGGTGGACCCATACACCCTCACCACTGACGCTTGTCCGGCCGGCTCAGGCCAAGCTTCTCGATACGGTAGCGCAACATATCGCGACTCAGCCCCAAAAGGCGGGCCGATTTCGTCACGTTCCAGTCTGTGCGGTCGAGCATCTTGCGCACCATTTCCCGCTCCACCTCCGGCAAACTGGTTGAAATCGCAGATTCCCCATTGCCATGGCTTTCATGAAAAGCCGGGGCCGGCATTTCAAAAGGCTCATCAACCAGACTCATACACACGTTGAGCTGGTGCGGAGCAATCTCTTCGGCAGGTGCAAGCAATACCGTCTGCTCAAGCATATTGCGCAACTCCCGCACGTTGCCCGGCCAGCTGTAGTTGAGCAGCACCTCTTCAGCCTCAGGGCTGAAATAAAGATGGGTCTTGCCGTAGCGCTTGCCATGCAAGCTGAGGAAATGCCGGGCCAGCAACAGGATATCTTCACCCCGGGCATACAGTCTGGGAACCTTGATCGAGATAATGCGCAGGCGAAAGAACAGGTCACGGCGAAACTTGCCCTGTTGCACCATCTGCTCCAGGTTGCAGTTGGTGGCACTAATAATACGCAGATCGACCTTACGCTCCTTCACCGCACCGATACGGCGAATGGTAC is a window of Pseudomonas sp. DG56-2 DNA encoding:
- a CDS encoding lytic transglycosylase domain-containing protein gives rise to the protein MYWLSAGIFVWLTWVLPVQADMYISIKADGSYVLSNVHRPGRTYQRVISESATSLASSDQAQMITGMPYAELVAAAAEANDVPAALLHAVIQAESRYNPNARSASGAVGLMQLMPDTARELGVTNSLDPASNLQGGARYLKRMLTLFDNDITLAVAAYNAGPDAVLRRGRVVPPYAETQSYVPKVLRQYRRLQGLAVDAPL
- the gspG gene encoding type II secretion system major pseudopilin GspG, producing MNKKKYSQQGFTLLELLVVLVVLGLLAGIVAPKYFSQLGRSEAKVARAQIEGLSKALDLYRLEVGHYPNSEQGLQALVAAPSDETRWSGPYLQKKVPQDPWGRNYIYRQPGENGEYDLLSMGKDGQPGGEGENAEVTSWQ
- a CDS encoding type II secretion system F family protein is translated as MRYELKALGKSGVILLTLDAQDAGQARLQAEQQGLRVVSVRNCERFGKMRWRRKETFDLVLFSQELTTLLNAGLPLIDALESLAEKESAPQARKTLGELVRLLYEGKSFSQALGQLPSVFPPLYIALVQSSEKTGALGDALGRYVAYRQRMDEVRQKIVSASIYPLLLLIVGGGVVLFLMGYVVPRFSLVFEGLGTELPWLSRWLMQAGMFLHAQQAPLGLGVVGVIASLLMLRRDPRVRSWLNRQLERLPALHRRLVMYELARFYRSLGILLQGGIPILTAMEMARGLLGLAAKQRLELACERVREGLSLSAALEAGQLVTPVSLRLLRAGEQSGNLGQMMERSADFYDEEISRWVEWFVRLFEPLLMTFIGLLIGLIVILMYMPIFELASSIH
- a CDS encoding TenA family protein yields the protein MTERFTDTLRRQSEPSWTQSVEHRFVNELLDGTLDDAVLINYLIQDHRFIDAFLTLLGAAIASADTFEARIRLGRFTGVISGEENTYFLRAFEALGVTPTQRQQAPDAVPTAGFKAIMREAAATRSYAAALAVLNVAEGLYLDWALRAPKQLPPRFEHAEWITLHDNPDFQSFVAFLRAELDRVGPAQAQISTDFFLRAVALEHAFFDAAYDLKG
- a CDS encoding TenA family protein, giving the protein MDIFDRLKQAAAADWNSYVDHDFVRQMGAGTLAQPAFRKYLVQDYLFLIQFARSWALAAYKSRTLSDIRAAQAGLAAILDETELHVRLCERWGLSPENLAATPEHQATVAYTRFVLDCGAAGDLLDLHVALAPCVIGYAEIGRNLTPEGIEALTDHPYRDWIGEYAGAGYQHVASAARAHLDDLASRTMTERRFEDLVKVFAQASRLEADFWQMGLNAE